In the Larimichthys crocea isolate SSNF unplaced genomic scaffold, L_crocea_2.0 scaffold82, whole genome shotgun sequence genome, one interval contains:
- the st8sia3 gene encoding alpha-N-acetylneuraminate alpha-2,8-sialyltransferase ST8SIA3 isoform X2, translating into MRCAWVLAVYSPWPVTDSLVRGGWCPQRGRMVRIASALGLVMFSVALLILSLISYVSIKKDFLLSTPRYGPNGGSRMSMFHTGFRSQLAMKYLDPAFTPLTNALSEDLQNSSKWSYNHTAFIKLKKEISQYIDIPHNFTLTRGSVRIGQLMHYDYSSHKYVYSIGENFRSLLPETSPILNKHYNVCAVVGNSGILTGSRCGPQIEKFDFVFRCNFAPTEIFKKDVGRRTNMTTFNPSILEKYYNNLLTVQDRNNFFLSLKKLDGAILWIPAFFFHTSATVTRTLVDFFVEHRGQLKVQLAWPGNIMQYINNYWKTKHLSPKRLSTGILMYTLASSMCDQIHLYGFWPFGWDPNTGKELPYHYYDKKGTKFTTKWQESHQLPAEFKLLYKMHMQGMLKLSLSHCA; encoded by the exons ATGCGGTGCGCTTGGGTGCTCGCTGTCTACTCGCCTTGGCCCGTCACTGATTCTCTGGTCCGGGGGGGCTGGTGCCCGCAGAGAGGCAGGATGGTGCGGATAGCCAGCGCGCTGGGGCTCGTCATGTTCAGCGTGGCGCTGCTCATCCTGTCGCTCATCAGCTACGTGTCCATCAAGAAGGACTTCTTGCTCAGCACCCCCAGATACGGACCTAACGGAGGATCCAGGATGTCCATGTTCCACACAGGGTTTCG CTCCCAGCTGGCGATGAAGTATCTGGATCCAGCTTTCACTCCTCTGACCAACGCTCTCAGCGAGGACCTGCAGAACTCCTCTAAATGGAGCTACAACCACACCGCTTTTATAAAGCTGAA AAAGGAGATCTCGCAGTACATCGATATCCCCCACAACTTCACACTGACACGAGGCTCAGTCCGAATCGGGCAGCTGATGCACTATGACTACTCCAGCCACAAGTACGTCTACTCCATCGGTGAGAACTTTCGCTCGCTGCTCCCTGAAACCTCGCCGATCCTCAACAAACACTACAATGTCTGTGCCGTGGTTGGCAACAGCGGCATCCTCACCGGCTCCCGCTGTGGCCCTCAAATTGAGAAGTTTGACTTCGTCTTCCGTTGCAACTTTGCGCCAACTGAGATATTTAAGAAGGATGTTGGACGACGGACCAACATGACAACCTTTAACCCCAGTATCCTGGAGAAATACTACAACAATTTACTGACTGTGCAGGACAGGAACAACTTCTTCTTGAGTTTGAAGAAGCTAGACGGTGCCATTCTGTGGATTCCTGCGTTTTTCTTCCACACATCAGCCACAGTGACGAGGACGCTGGTCGATTTCTTTGTGGAACACCGTGGTCAGCTCAAGGTCCAGCTGGCATGGCCCGGAAACATCATGCAGTATATCAACAA TTACTGGAAAACCAAGCATCTGTCGCCAAAGCGCCTGAGCACTGGCATCCTGATGTACACACTGGCGTCCTCCATGTGTGACCAGATTCACTTGTACGGCTTCTGGCCTTTTGGCTGGGACCCTAACACGGGCAAGGAGCTGCCGTACCACTACTACGACAAGAAGGGCACCAAGTTCACCACCAAGTGGCAGGAGTCCCATCAGCTGCCTGCCGAGTTCAAACTCCTCTACAAGATGCACATGCAGGGAATGCTGAAGCTCTCGCTCTCCCACTGTGCTTAG
- the st8sia3 gene encoding alpha-N-acetylneuraminate alpha-2,8-sialyltransferase ST8SIA3 isoform X1, producing MRCAWVLAVYSPWPVTDSLVRGGWCPQRGRMVRIASALGLVMFSVALLILSLISYVSIKKDFLLSTPRYGPNGGSRMSMFHTGFRERPPRKPDLSSQLAMKYLDPAFTPLTNALSEDLQNSSKWSYNHTAFIKLKKEISQYIDIPHNFTLTRGSVRIGQLMHYDYSSHKYVYSIGENFRSLLPETSPILNKHYNVCAVVGNSGILTGSRCGPQIEKFDFVFRCNFAPTEIFKKDVGRRTNMTTFNPSILEKYYNNLLTVQDRNNFFLSLKKLDGAILWIPAFFFHTSATVTRTLVDFFVEHRGQLKVQLAWPGNIMQYINNYWKTKHLSPKRLSTGILMYTLASSMCDQIHLYGFWPFGWDPNTGKELPYHYYDKKGTKFTTKWQESHQLPAEFKLLYKMHMQGMLKLSLSHCA from the exons ATGCGGTGCGCTTGGGTGCTCGCTGTCTACTCGCCTTGGCCCGTCACTGATTCTCTGGTCCGGGGGGGCTGGTGCCCGCAGAGAGGCAGGATGGTGCGGATAGCCAGCGCGCTGGGGCTCGTCATGTTCAGCGTGGCGCTGCTCATCCTGTCGCTCATCAGCTACGTGTCCATCAAGAAGGACTTCTTGCTCAGCACCCCCAGATACGGACCTAACGGAGGATCCAGGATGTCCATGTTCCACACAGGGTTTCG CGAGAGGCCACCTCGCAAACCTGACCTGAG CTCCCAGCTGGCGATGAAGTATCTGGATCCAGCTTTCACTCCTCTGACCAACGCTCTCAGCGAGGACCTGCAGAACTCCTCTAAATGGAGCTACAACCACACCGCTTTTATAAAGCTGAA AAAGGAGATCTCGCAGTACATCGATATCCCCCACAACTTCACACTGACACGAGGCTCAGTCCGAATCGGGCAGCTGATGCACTATGACTACTCCAGCCACAAGTACGTCTACTCCATCGGTGAGAACTTTCGCTCGCTGCTCCCTGAAACCTCGCCGATCCTCAACAAACACTACAATGTCTGTGCCGTGGTTGGCAACAGCGGCATCCTCACCGGCTCCCGCTGTGGCCCTCAAATTGAGAAGTTTGACTTCGTCTTCCGTTGCAACTTTGCGCCAACTGAGATATTTAAGAAGGATGTTGGACGACGGACCAACATGACAACCTTTAACCCCAGTATCCTGGAGAAATACTACAACAATTTACTGACTGTGCAGGACAGGAACAACTTCTTCTTGAGTTTGAAGAAGCTAGACGGTGCCATTCTGTGGATTCCTGCGTTTTTCTTCCACACATCAGCCACAGTGACGAGGACGCTGGTCGATTTCTTTGTGGAACACCGTGGTCAGCTCAAGGTCCAGCTGGCATGGCCCGGAAACATCATGCAGTATATCAACAA TTACTGGAAAACCAAGCATCTGTCGCCAAAGCGCCTGAGCACTGGCATCCTGATGTACACACTGGCGTCCTCCATGTGTGACCAGATTCACTTGTACGGCTTCTGGCCTTTTGGCTGGGACCCTAACACGGGCAAGGAGCTGCCGTACCACTACTACGACAAGAAGGGCACCAAGTTCACCACCAAGTGGCAGGAGTCCCATCAGCTGCCTGCCGAGTTCAAACTCCTCTACAAGATGCACATGCAGGGAATGCTGAAGCTCTCGCTCTCCCACTGTGCTTAG